From Prosthecobacter fusiformis, one genomic window encodes:
- a CDS encoding tyrosine-type recombinase/integrase, translating to MSRENYSAYDHEGRRKYLTHSEGRRFLKCARKMPRLEALFCMAIYYTGMRISEALSLTAQDVDFSTGAVRICTLKKRERREYRRIPVPNSLLSGLRHLADEKAEGPLWTFSRTTGWRIIKQVMEAAEVTGIHATTKGLRHAFGVRGALAKIPLNLLQLWFGHSQSATTAIYLDVRDDEERTLIQRTWK from the coding sequence ATGAGCCGAGAGAACTACAGCGCATATGACCACGAAGGGCGGCGCAAATACCTGACCCATTCGGAAGGGCGGAGATTCCTCAAATGTGCTCGTAAAATGCCGCGTCTTGAAGCGCTGTTCTGCATGGCGATCTATTATACGGGGATGCGGATATCAGAAGCATTGTCCCTGACCGCACAGGATGTTGATTTCTCTACTGGCGCGGTTCGCATCTGCACGCTGAAAAAACGAGAGCGGCGGGAATACCGGCGAATTCCCGTGCCCAACTCTTTGCTATCGGGCCTGCGTCATCTGGCGGATGAAAAAGCCGAAGGCCCTTTATGGACCTTCTCCCGCACCACCGGGTGGAGGATCATCAAGCAGGTCATGGAGGCAGCGGAGGTAACTGGCATCCACGCCACCACGAAGGGCCTTCGTCATGCGTTTGGCGTTCGCGGAGCCCTTGCAAAGATACCACTGAATCTGCTGCAACTTTGGTTCGGCCATTCGCAGTCGGCGACTACTGCAATTTATCTGGATGTGAGGGATGATGAAGAGCGAACGCTGATCCAGAGGACTTGGAAATAG
- a CDS encoding tyrosine-type recombinase/integrase yields MKAASKTVKTWENTRVQNLKRHKSGLYYARLFENGKDVWKPLKTKHFSVAEARIAEAQKEHRQHRKKEVAASSVKMTFQDAADLHSKQLSGRVDIKDSTRHYWKQILTALGKYWPELPASEIRKLTESDCREWATRFAKTASANRYNNSIAFLRHVFDVAIEQGIIHKNPAAKLERKPVRSKILELPSLQQFQAFVESIRGRHGRFSTHCADFTEGLAYTGCRKTEGGRIVWQDLNFKAGEILVKGDPTDRTKNGEVRRIPMIPSARALFERMRLERPDEDPTAPVFKVRECQKSMDRAAETIGMIRITHHDLRHFFATICIESGVDIPTVSRWLGHQDGGILAMKTYGHLRREHSQSQALKVSFKPSEAA; encoded by the coding sequence ATGAAAGCTGCCTCAAAGACCGTGAAAACGTGGGAAAACACAAGGGTGCAAAACCTGAAGAGGCATAAGTCTGGCCTCTACTATGCGAGACTGTTTGAGAATGGAAAAGACGTCTGGAAACCTCTCAAAACGAAACATTTTTCTGTGGCCGAAGCACGCATTGCAGAGGCACAAAAGGAGCACCGGCAGCACCGCAAGAAAGAGGTTGCTGCTTCCAGTGTTAAAATGACTTTCCAGGATGCAGCAGACCTCCATTCAAAGCAGCTAAGCGGCAGGGTGGATATCAAGGACAGCACCCGACATTATTGGAAGCAGATTCTCACTGCGCTTGGAAAATACTGGCCGGAATTGCCAGCCTCGGAAATCAGAAAATTAACAGAATCGGACTGCCGCGAATGGGCCACACGTTTCGCCAAAACGGCAAGTGCCAATCGCTATAACAATTCCATCGCTTTTCTCCGCCATGTCTTTGATGTGGCAATCGAACAAGGAATTATCCACAAAAATCCTGCCGCTAAGCTGGAGCGCAAGCCAGTGCGGAGCAAGATTCTCGAACTCCCATCTCTTCAGCAGTTCCAAGCCTTCGTGGAGTCTATCAGAGGCCGCCATGGACGGTTTTCAACCCATTGTGCAGATTTCACGGAAGGCCTGGCATACACAGGCTGTCGTAAAACCGAGGGTGGCCGCATCGTGTGGCAGGATCTCAATTTCAAAGCGGGAGAAATTTTGGTGAAAGGTGATCCGACGGACCGCACCAAAAACGGTGAAGTCAGAAGAATTCCAATGATCCCAAGCGCCCGTGCGCTTTTCGAAAGAATGCGCCTTGAGCGCCCAGATGAAGATCCAACTGCTCCGGTTTTTAAAGTTCGTGAATGCCAGAAATCTATGGACCGTGCCGCAGAAACAATCGGAATGATCCGTATCACCCATCACGATTTGCGTCATTTCTTTGCAACCATCTGCATTGAAAGTGGGGTAGATATTCCAACCGTTTCCCGCTGGCTTGGCCACCAGGACGGAGGAATTCTCGCAATGAAAACTTACGGACACCTTCGCCGTGAACATAGTCAGTCCCAGGCCTTGAAGGTTTCCTTCAAGCCGTCAGAAGCGGCATAG
- the rpoN gene encoding RNA polymerase factor sigma-54, which translates to MADQGLYQTQTQKLAIGPQMQQSLQILQAPTLELRQIIQQEIEINPVLELESPEVSLDDAVPDDPDDRDGGDRDELDVMSQMDEEWREYWAQSRMQTTNRSAEDQERWQFLMDSIVAPTTMQEHLVTQLRTAEISDPILVKNVEFLIGSLDDRGFLNASIEDMSLYQSIPIDDLHAAKAVLMSFDPVGVGSDDLRECLLVQLERLGKKHSLAHRLVEQYLEDLANKRYPILARKLGVPLEQVSRAADFISTLDPRPASRFNPSSNNYVSPDIIVERQGGEWVPVMNNDDLPNLRLSNAYKDLLGQASSSGEVRNYIRDKIRSGKFLIRSIHQRQQTIHKIATQILAHQREFLEKGTSFLRPLNMAQVADEVGVHETTVSRAISGKYMASPHGVYELKFFFSHGVKTDSGEDLSNTSVKNAIADLIKTETKAKPLSDDKLAKLLDKQGIKVARRTVAKYREALGILPSHLRKSFS; encoded by the coding sequence ATGGCAGACCAAGGACTTTACCAGACACAGACCCAGAAGCTCGCCATCGGCCCCCAGATGCAGCAGAGCTTGCAGATCTTGCAGGCTCCAACGCTGGAGCTGAGGCAGATCATCCAGCAGGAGATTGAAATCAATCCCGTGCTGGAACTCGAATCTCCGGAGGTGTCCCTGGATGATGCTGTGCCGGATGACCCAGATGACCGTGATGGCGGTGACCGGGATGAACTGGACGTCATGTCCCAGATGGATGAGGAGTGGCGGGAATACTGGGCTCAGAGCCGGATGCAGACCACTAACCGCAGTGCTGAGGATCAGGAGCGCTGGCAGTTTCTCATGGACTCCATCGTGGCCCCCACGACCATGCAGGAACATTTGGTCACCCAACTTCGAACTGCTGAAATCAGCGATCCGATTTTGGTCAAAAACGTGGAGTTTTTGATCGGCAGTCTGGATGACCGTGGTTTTCTCAATGCCTCGATTGAGGACATGAGCTTGTATCAAAGCATCCCGATTGATGACCTGCATGCCGCCAAGGCGGTTTTGATGTCGTTTGACCCCGTTGGTGTCGGGTCAGATGATCTTCGCGAATGCCTTCTGGTACAGTTGGAGCGTCTGGGCAAAAAGCACAGCCTAGCGCATCGATTAGTGGAGCAGTATTTGGAAGATCTCGCCAACAAGCGTTATCCCATTCTTGCCCGCAAACTGGGTGTGCCTCTGGAGCAGGTATCCCGGGCTGCGGATTTCATCAGCACCCTGGATCCAAGACCAGCCTCCCGCTTCAATCCAAGCAGCAATAACTACGTCAGCCCTGACATCATTGTCGAGCGGCAGGGCGGTGAGTGGGTGCCGGTGATGAACAATGATGACCTGCCGAATTTGCGTCTTAGCAATGCCTATAAGGACCTTCTGGGGCAGGCCAGCAGCAGTGGAGAAGTCCGCAATTATATCCGTGACAAGATCCGCAGTGGCAAGTTCCTCATCCGCTCCATTCATCAAAGGCAGCAGACGATCCACAAGATTGCCACGCAGATCCTGGCTCATCAGCGGGAGTTTTTGGAAAAGGGGACCAGCTTTCTGCGTCCCTTGAACATGGCCCAGGTCGCCGATGAAGTAGGGGTGCATGAGACGACGGTCAGCCGTGCCATTTCAGGGAAATACATGGCCAGCCCGCATGGCGTCTATGAGTTGAAGTTTTTCTTCAGCCATGGAGTCAAAACGGATTCTGGAGAGGATCTGAGCAACACCAGCGTGAAGAACGCCATTGCGGACCTCATCAAGACAGAGACTAAGGCCAAGCCGCTGAGCGATGATAAGCTGGCGAAACTGCTGGATAAACAAGGCATCAAAGTGGCCCGACGTACTGTGGCCAAATATCGCGAAGCCTTGGGTATCCTGCCCAGCCACTTGCGGAAATCATTTTCCTGA